Sequence from the Gadus chalcogrammus isolate NIFS_2021 chromosome 21, NIFS_Gcha_1.0, whole genome shotgun sequence genome:
GACCCGATCAACATTAAGGGATAACAGATTTGTCATTCATTTTACAACTGAACATCCTAACCGGCACATGCCTCAATAAGAGGCAAATCAAATGCAAGCCGTCTATTTAGTTGAATGGCATGGTCATGAAAATGTCTAAAAGAAGCTATTGTAGATTTGTCACATGAGTGATAACATAACTTATATTATAAGAGTATTAATTGCTGAATAACATTGAGTCCATGTTTTGGTTTGTAAATACATGACTGTTGCTTATATACTTTGTGATATCATTACAGGAAACCATGATAGATCAACAAGCTTTCGCTAGTGAAAGAGATTTTTTGAGGACAAGGGCAGGatgagataataataataataataatacatttaatttagaggcgcctttcaaaacacccaaggtcttTTGAAAGGCACCCAAGGTCCCATATATAGATGACCCTATATATGGATTCCCATCACAATCCCAATAAATTAGATTTATTGAAATGGAGCAAAGCTGTTGTAATTAACATACACGTGGTAAATAACTGTAATTAATTCACCTTAATTAAACATCGGAGCAGCATGAGCTTGTGAATTACAGACACAGATATGACCTAAATACCCTACTTCAGCAAAACGGATTATGTTGTTATGGTGGGTAGCCTTTTCAATTATGAATAAATGGCATTATTATTGACTTTGGTTTGATGGGGGCAAATATAACCTGCATATAATGATAAACGTGAGTTTATGCATAATTCAGATTCAGGTCCTTCTTTATTTATCCTAGGGGAATTGTTTTAGCAACAAATTGATGAAcagataatattaataataggcTTTATAAAAATATCTAAAGCTGGCAATTTACGATTATAAATACAACTATAAACTAAACAAGCTAAGTAGATGAATCTCCTCATACTTaatcaaagacacaaacactctAAATACAGATACAAAACTATTACCATGAATTAGCATGCAATTATGGAATTATGAATGCGCTTTTATCCTTCTGTGATGGAAGAGAACAACACCTTGAGTCCCTCAGGCTCTCATTCGGCTCTGAAAGTGAAGCGCGACACGACGCTCAACCTTAGATCCACAAGTGACGACCAGGACGACTCTATAGGCTAAACAGACACGGTTCACACAGAAACTCGGATGCGGCACAGCGTTTATTCGTTCGTTAATGCTATTAGCGGATTTATCTGGTGGCCCAGATAGCGCAGGTCGCTAGGACCACCGGACACATAGCTTACCCCTCTCTAAAACCTAATTGGGTTTAATGTGCTTAACGTGGCTATAATTCGCAGAGCAACATCTGCACACATTGGAGAGTGGCTTAATACGCTAGGTAAGTTATATGGGTCCCAGGGGCATGCATGCAGCCTCCCCTGGCCTTTAtgactgaaccccccccccccctctggtttcGCACAGAACTTCAATGTCAAAGGGTATTGACTAATCTGGGTATCATGATGGTTCTGACTAGTCGTTAGTTTTTGGTCAGTTCATTTAAAATGcaatacatttgtgtttttgcgTCACCAAATGCGGGTGTGCCGGAAACTTATTAGATCATTGTTTTTCATGAGAGTTTTGTACGTCATTTCATGAACCTTAGTGACACTTGGAGCTAAAACGGTCAATACATCTCTTTTCCTACAGAAGAACTACAACTTCTAACAGTTAGTTTTTCTACCATCAGCACATGCCAACTAGTTGTTTATGCTTTGAAGCCTGTCTATCTATGTCTCTGGTTGATTTAAAAGGGTTCATTAGTCTGTGTTTCAGAGACAGGTGGTCCCTGCATTGCCCTGCGGACATCACAGGCCGGCATGGGAACGGCCATGGGAACCATCACACAAACGgtggtcagagaggaggagtcttggtcatcctgtgtgtgtgtgtgtgtgtgtgtgtgtgtgtgtgtgtgtgtgtgtgtgtgtgtgtgtgtgtgtgtgtgtgtgtgtgtgtgtgtgtgtgtgtgtgtgtgtgtgtgtgtgcagtatatATGGGAAATCGCCTGGGGGGTGTGTGTAGATTAGGATtaccaacaaaaaataaaaagaaccaGCTGTGTCActtttcacacgcacacacctgcccTTGTGCATCTCAATCCCTCCCAGTCCCTGCCACATGCTCCATCTATTAGAAACGTGACATATTGCCCCCAGAGTGCACAGATTGGCCAGACAGttgggctggtgtgtgtgcgagccaatttctcagcttcagacagagacaaactctctcccacacacacacacacacacacacacacacacacacacacacacacacacacacacacacacacacacacacacacacacacacacacacacacacacacacacacacacacacacacacacacacacaggccccggGCTAGGGGAGCAGGCCCCAGGGGCTCACTTCTGGGGTCCGAGATGATTATCACAGAATAGGGGTTGTCCAGCGTTTCGGACCCGTGACCTTATTTTTGGGTTAATAATTGCAATCCAGAATTcttgccccgcccccccaacgACTGGTGTCCACAACACATCGTGTTAACCCCCCCGGCAACACACAAAGTTGGGGTCGGATTAGTTGGCTGGTGGTTAGGAAtacgttttttttggggggtttatgAGAAAATGCACCGTTAAATAATTTTAGCTTGCAGCAATCTCCCGCGACCCCTTATTCATATCAGGCTAGCCCAAATTTGGTGCTCATCGGACTGTTGGTGAGAGAGGAAGGGTGAAGAAGAGGAGTTTGGTTACATCTAAAACCTCAAGGTTCATACAAGGAAGCAGGGAATCCACGAGGAGCCACTTGTTTCCACTTTGAGGCCAAAGTTCACGGAAAGGCAAGATAATGGACGGCATGCTTTTCCACGTATGATTTTGCGGTCATATTCTTACCATTATATTGTTGATTAACCCATTTAGATGAAACTGATACGAGTTTTGAAATACTGTATACCGTTCACAGGAGTCAAAAGTCAGAAGGGAACTTtttagcttttttttatttaaaaatctaTTGATCAGTGCAATGATTGTAGACATGAGAGCACAAGTACATTTTGCTCTAATAACAGGCACACAACAAAATGTAGACCAATCTAGTCTAAATTTCCAtttatatttacaataaatCATATTTTACAAGAAAGGTTAGCCAGCCAAACATTGCCTTGTAAAACTCCCCTAAACATTTCTGCGTAACGACCAAATAACCAACTGTAAACGTTATCACACTGCCTTTAGCAAAATAGTAGTGAGTCAACTCCTCCCGATTCCATCAGTGCTCCACATCGGCCACTAAAGAACGCCCTGCAGAGGTGCGTCTTGCCTCGTCCTTTAGCATTTATTGTTCATCCCTCACACACCTGGTGCTGAGGCTGTTCAGGTGTTCACAGGCCGGTGTCCTCTATGACATGGCCGTCGTCGGCGTCCCCGTTCTCCTTCAGCGTGGTCAGCTCCCAGCGGCCTCCTCCACACAGCCTCAAGGAGACGTCGTGGTACTgccaaccacaaacacaaccacaaacacaacaacatagcgattaaaggtgacacattataccaccaggtgtgagtgtgattagccgtcacaagccgctttgaaaatctgcctcttctgacatcacaagtgggcgtatCCGTCATATATCGCGGTGGGACGTGCCCACTTGTGCACAATTATAACATGTATATGTAGATAATTACAGATGTTACATCCACAGTATAACATGTATGTGTAGATAAATACAGATGTTACATCTACATTATAACACGTTTATACATGTAGATAAATACAGATGTTACATCAACAGTATAACATGTATATGTAGAGAAATACAGATGTTACATCCACAGTATAACATACAGGATGTGACCGTGATGGCCCTACCTTCTCCAGGCTGCTGCGGTGGCCAAGGCTGATCAGGGTCATGCCCAGCTGTTTGCACAGCCGGTACAGCTGTCCCTCGGCCTCCTCTGTGAGCGCACTGGTGGCCTCGTCCAACACTACCACAGACGCACAATCAGTGTGGTCCATTTTGAGAGACACACTCAACCACTGCGGCGGGAAAAGGCTTGACCGCGTGTCAAGTCACGGCGACATCTACCGACAGCGCGTTGGATATGACTCGTATAAATGACCTCGGGTCGTATCAAACTCGCTGTTGGGTAAATGTTGCCCTGACTAATAAATAGTTTAGACTTTTGTTTTGAAGGAGCCAACCAGTGCATTTGGGCTTGCTGGTGTGCTAGTCACGGTAACATTTACTGACAATTAATGTCAGTCATTTAATGTCGGTCAAGCCCAACATTAAATGACCCGAGGTCATTGTACGAGTCGCATCAAACTCGCTGTCGGGTAAATGTTGCCCTGACTAACATACGGtaaagacttttattttgaaggagcCAACCTGCGTATTTGGGCTGCAGGTAGAAGAGGCGAGCGAAGCAGAGGCGCTGCATCTCGCCCGGCGACAGGACGTCATACCTGCagcaaagagagacacacacacacacacacacacacacacacacacacacacacacacacacacacacacacacacacacacacacacacacacacacacacacacacacacacacacacacagagaagggaGGATTCACCCTGGGATGATTAAGTTGGTGTAGCAGCTAGGGGGCTCTCCTCCCCTCTAAGGGGTACTGGGTTGCATGGCCTCCTTAATGCTCTGATCATCTGAAATCACTCTTAGTCACTAATACCAAATAGTAATATCAAAGTAAAAGCCTgaatatatttttctttgtttttaccAGTTCCAGTCCACCTTCTCGTCCAGACCTCCGGTCCTCTTCAGTAGGTTGGACTGTTAACCAggcgacagggagagagggagttcaGCACAGGATGGACTAGACCTCAGGCCTAATAAACTCCAATAGGACACAACGTATTCTGCTCTGTTCCCTTACCACCCCAGCCAGTTCCAGAAACTGGATTATTCTTTCATCGTCCACCGACCCTGATTGGATAAAAGCAAAACACTGCTTAAGCACCAATTCTGCAGTATTTCTAATTAGTCACATATGCCAGATTTCTTTTCAAGATCATTTTCAAGCCTTTGAGATCCTACCTGAGGCAGGGTAAATATCCTTCAAGGGGTAGATCACCTGTGACCAGATTGTAAATAAATAGGATTTAAAACGCCATTAGGAGTGTTAACAACCTTATTAAGTTGAGAGAGGAAATGTTATGTTTGAAATGGATACTTGCGTTGTTATTCCCATGCTGTAGAGCGCCCCCTAAGGCATGGGAATAACAATGCACCTACCCATTGCATACATAAACCATTCACTATTGACCTCATCATGGAACAGAACAATGTGTGGAGGTCTACCTGCTCACGCAGCGTTCCGTCTGTGAGGTACGGCTTCTGGGGCAGGAACAGGATCCCTCGGGGCCCGAAGCACGTGGTCATCTGAACAAAACCTAAAGAACATAAATAATACTCAAATCACATGGATCACGGGATCAAATCGGTAACTCATTACTGAGGATTCTAAAGTTGAATATATCCTAGAGACGTATCAACTTAAAAAAGCTACACTTACAAAagctacaatttaaaaaaagctaCGGCACACAGACTGAGGCTAACAGACAGTGAAGGAGGTTCTTCGACCGTACATGAGCTGCACATTACAAAGATGAACAGATGTCCCCAAATGAGTGATGTTTGGCATCTTGGGTCTCCTAGGAGACCGCTCAGCATCGCTGATACGCAGATAAACGCACAATCCGTCCTTAGGCCACGAGGCCTAGAGACTCACGGCACACAGACTGTTGCTACCGCTAGCCCCTTTTCACAGAGGCGTCATCAGAGCCCGAACAAAGGTCTCTTGCCCCTTTGATGACCCCGGGTGCGGCAAGTAGACCAAACCAGTGAGACGAGTCTGATTCCTGTGCACCGGAACACCAAAGCATCTCACCCATAGCAAGTGATGAGCGCCACCTTCCGATGATGCCTCGATGGAAAGGGGTATTATGACCGACGGACCGCGCCCCACTCACCGCTGTCGGCCTCCCAGAGACGGTTGAGCACACGCAGCAGCGAGGTCTTGCCGGTGCCCGTGTTCCCCACCACCAGCAGGTGGCGCCCCTGGCTGATCTTCAggctcagctcctccaccaggagcTCGTCCGAGTCCGGGGAGCGGAAGGACAGCCGGTCCAGGACGAAGGCCGTGTCGGCCGGGCCCGCGTGGATGTTGAAGtcactgggaggggggagagaggaggggacagggggaggcgggagaagggaggggagagagaggaggggaaagcgggggagagagggagggaagggaggaggaagagaaaaatggaggagagggaggagaggggagggagggggggaagggaggagggagagagaaaatagagagggaagggggggggatcGGCGAGCAAAAGAgagcggggagagggaggggtgagaaagagggagagatggggggaggatgagagagagatgtgacATCCTGCGACAAGAAGATAACCacatcattttttatttaaacttgACTTTATCAGGGTAATCTCCTTTAGGTTGCGAGCCTCTTTTCAGAGATACCTGAGAAATGAGGACATTTTTTAGAATTTGCCATTCCTTTTATATAAGGTATTAGCTTTCCTCCGTCCTTAGCCAAGGCTATCCCGCCCTACCTGTCAAAGTCGTAGTTGTCCCCTGAAGCCGGGTCGTAATCACACTGTCTCCGCAAGATGTCCGCCATCGCCTCCCTGAGCTCTCCGATcctgacacacacgcgcacacgcacacccacatttAATGTTACACTTtctaaactcacacacacaaaaaaacattccaacacacacacacacacaccaatggtgAGGAGTGTGTTACCTGTGGGTGTACCCAGCCACGTCTGACAGAGTAGTGGACAGGTCTATTAGCTGGGAGAAGCCATTTATCAGGtagatgcacacaaacgcattcTGAACAGGGAAGAGAAACACAACTCAGCGACCAGGTCGAACAGTAAGAGAGACAAAAAACAGGTCACAAAGAAGAGTGGCACAACCTGGAGGGAGGCTCACGTTTGAGTAATTCACAGTcattaaagaaagagagatctGGCCATCTTtgacattttatatatattttaggaaACAGTGGTCTTTGCTGCCACCCAGTGGTCATTAAAAATAGTGATGATTTAACGTCCTCATAAGAGAGTGATCtactagtaggcctactacctagcctggttctaccagactctcgtacttcacttcatttcatttcatttgtacagagagtctggacctaatcaattgacaaacgttaactcacttgaaggcgggtgtctgttgaagtttaaaatgtttggatctgcccagtgccactctggatctgccataaccaatcgctaacgtttggttgtgacgtatgtcatgcgccgggaatcacgcgcaggttgtacacaaaccaaacaccttgcgcgtctgcacgaaaatgtccgtcaacgacagctgcaggttttgttcgtcgaatttaatttatcagggaaaaattgcacattgtaaatcaatattttatagtaaggccagagatgatgtatgcagtcaactttcgaagctgggtctaatcgttgacaacacgccatcgtcattgttctcagacacaccctctgttcgctgattgggcgccgctgtggcggccccagaaaaccaaatgacatacagcaggtccagaccttgtactgaagggaaattcaaattgagcggaagtacttaggcaggcggagccaggctaagtACTaccagggccgtagcaccaaattctgggccctgtatacaagaggtactgatgccgcccccccccccgaattccccctaccagccccctgtgctgaattgttgacggg
This genomic interval carries:
- the abcd4 gene encoding ATP-binding cassette sub-family D member 4 isoform X2 translates to MSEKKREQLIIYQVGILPSQFYMVLADKDYAAFRNLITLAILLILLNSTLKSLDQYICSQMYVGWRQSLTESLHADYFRGRVYYTLNVLREDIDNPDQRISQDTERLCKQMSNMASRIIVSPFTLAYYTYQCYHSTGWMGPVSIFGYFVVGTISNKMLMGPIVNTLFQQEKLEGDFRFKHMQIRVNAESAAFYRAGKVEHMRTDRRLQSLLQTQKRLMNKELWLYIGVNTFDYLGGFLSYIIIAIPIFTGIYDDLSAGELSALISRNAFVCIYLINGFSQLIDLSTTLSDVAGYTHRIGELREAMADILRRQCDYDPASGDNYDFDSDFNIHAGPADTAFVLDRLSFRSPDSDELLVEELSLKISQGRHLLVVGNTGTGKTSLLRVLNRLWEADSGFVQMTTCFGPRGILFLPQKPYLTDGTLREQVIYPLKDIYPASGSVDDERIIQFLELAGVSNLLKRTGGLDEKVDWNWYDVLSPGEMQRLCFARLFYLQPKYAVLDEATSALTEEAEGQLYRLCKQLGMTLISLGHRSSLEKYHDVSLRLCGGGRWELTTLKENGDADDGHVIEDTGL